Part of the bacterium genome, CGCCCAGGCCGATGGCGTCGTAGCCGAACTCCCGGGTCAGCTCGCAGAGGAACCGCGTCTGCTCGCGCTCCATGCGGGAGCGCACGCCGAAGAGGTCGCCGGCGTCGAGCATCAGCACGGGCTGGCCGAGGTTCCAGGTCTCGTCGATGAAGGTGGCCCGCCGGGCCACGCCGCCGCGCGGATTGCCGTGTCAGCCACAGGGCTCGAACTTGCCGTGGACGTCGCCGATGTAGACGATGTTCACGGGCCGCCAGTCCGGGGCCGACTGCTGGCTCAGCGCGACGGGCACGGACGACAGCAGCAGCAGGGCGACGACCGTCGTCGCCGCGGCGCGCAGTCCCGCTCGGGGTTCGATGTGCATCTCGGCTCTTTTCGTGCCGTGGTACAGAAAACCGCGGCAGCTCGTCGCCACCGCTCCGCCGGATCGGGGGTGAACACCCGGCCTCCCGGCCGGTTCCCCAATCATCGCAACATGATACCAGGACCGCCCCGGGCAGGCAAGCGCCCCCTCCGGCGGCGGGGTCTAGAAGATGCCCCCGGTCATCTGGCTGTAGCCGCCTACCAGGTCCGATTTGCCCCGGGTCACCTTGATGTCCGGGATGGCCTTCAGCGAGATGATGAAGCCGAACTGGGAATCCACGGCGTTCACGGTGCGCGAGAAGCGCATCTCCCAGCAGTGGAGGTCCCGCACCAGGTTCCAGGACTGGTTCGTGAGGGTACCGGTCTCGAGGTCGTAGGTGCCGCGCCAGGCCAGATCCCAGTTGCGGGTCACCGTCAGGTTCGCGTTGAGCCCGAGCCGGGCGTCCATGCGATCGGTCAGGTGGTAGCGGCTGTAGGACAGGCTGCTGTTGACGCGCCAGGGCAGGAAGCGCCCGCCCTCGGTCGGGTCGCGCCCCTCGTCGCCGCCCTCCCCGGCGCCGAGCTGCCCGAAGCCGGGGAAGTCCCCGTCGTCGGGCGGCGGCCCGTCCCCGGGCTCCCACTCCTCGTCGACGAGTTCGACCGCGGCGCTGTCGGCGGCGGCCCCGAGCCGGTCGATGGCCCGGCTCTTGACGGCGGCGACGGCGGCGACGCGGCCGCCGGTGTCCACGCGGCCGGAGAAGCCGTACCCATAAGTGAAACGCGTGCTCGTGACGCGGCGGGTGGCGGTGTCGAAGGTCTGGTTCACGGTGATCTTGAGCGCGGCGGCCTCGCCGGGTTTCACCGTCAGGGAGCTGTTGACGACGCCCCAGCGGTGCCCCGGCGCGGCGGCGGGCGAGTACCCCCCGCTCAGCCCCCAGTCCAGGACGCCGTCGAGCTTGCGGTCGGGCGCGATCGAATCGCCGGCGGCGGCGCCGCGCAGCTTCACGTCGAAACGGTTGCCCAGGCTGAGGCTGAAGGACTCGCTGCGGCCCTGGTGGCCGGGGATCGCCGGCACGAGCTGGTGGCCGATCCCGAGGCGCAGCGTGTGGCGGACGGCGCTCAGGCCGCCGAAGCGGGGGCGCAAGACGCCGTAGAGGGTTGTGTTCAGGCTGCTGTTGATCGACAGGCTGCTCGAGGTCTCCTCGCTGCGCTCGCGCACCTCGCGCGCCACGTAGTTCGAATCCGCTTCGTCGAAGGTGTAGAGCGTGCCGTCGGTCGTGGTGCGGTTCCACCGGTGCGAGGCGCTCACGCCCGTGCTGGCGGTGAAGAAGAGCAGCCGCTGCTGCTTGAAGTCGAGGGAGGCGCTGCCGCTGGCCGCGTGGACCACGTTGTCCGTCGTCTCGTTGGTCCGCGTCTGGCTGTTGAAGCTCCAGGAGTTGCGCAAGTAGGTGCTGCGCAGGACGTCGCCCAGCAGGCTGCCCCGCTGCCCGGTCCGCAGCTGGGGCAGCAGCGACGTGCTCTTGAAGTTCAGCGACAGGCTCGGGAACGCCTGGGACGCGACCAGGTT contains:
- a CDS encoding putative LPS assembly protein LptD, yielding FYFKSLESGRRSGILFPSFNFGWSQRTGRYIRDWGYYWAASDYTDFTFRGDYNERREFTWQLSNRYLKRYAFGGDASFSRRLSLGDGPRTREWQFQWNHRQDTLFDAYQFQTSLNMSSRTISREDLLNDVGAVDQISGQQTSTARISRNWSFVSASLNFKRDEYVNKEDGDLGTNNLVASQAFPSLSLNFKSTSLLPQLRTGQRGSLLGDVLRSTYLRNSWSFNSQTRTNETTDNVVHAASGSASLDFKQQRLLFFTASTGVSASHRWNRTTTDGTLYTFDEADSNYVAREVRERSEETSSSLSINSSLNTTLYGVLRPRFGGLSAVRHTLRLGIGHQLVPAIPGHQGRSESFSLSLGNRFDVKLRGAAAGDSIAPDRKLDGVLDWGLSGGYSPAAAPGHRWGVVNSSLTVKPGEAAALKITVNQTFDTATRRVTSTRFTYGYGFSGRVDTGGRVAAVAAVKSRAIDRLGAAADSAAVELVDEEWEPGDGPPPDDGDFPGFGQLGAGEGGDEGRDPTEGGRFLPWRVNSSLSYSRYHLTDRMDARLGLNANLTVTRNWDLAWRGTYDLETGTLTNQSWNLVRDLHCWEMRFSRTVNAVDSQFGFIISLKAIPDIKVTRGKSDLVGGYSQMTGGIF